The following are encoded in a window of Onthophagus taurus isolate NC chromosome 3, IU_Otau_3.0, whole genome shotgun sequence genomic DNA:
- the LOC111417702 gene encoding transferrin yields MEMDKFKFTLIYLAFLSTTCTLVSAKYKICVVDGRGGFQKTSKYCPNLEVPESMVSCVTGVDRFDCLRKIRKGKADFAIFTPEDLVAAANTYNDVLITNEIRTSDKEKFEEQLVAIVSKSSGIESSYDLSGKTLCHPGYINDGIISTVLMDYFETSVVRPNCEQTVTVPENRINATSKFFKKACKPGPWVNDRELDNELKRKYKNLCEACNNPSSCSSHDQYYGTSGSLLCLRDGSGDIAWTTLNTAISQFGLNNIKDRNSTNDTTIYDYKFLCSDDTTRPLTATPCVWVAKPWAVIGASSSTASAVQKIVANVSHVGLQWQKSLMDLIEVVNYHTELGSLETVEPVESYLLKIPGFLSANSFTSCHPPRTVKICTTSIVSKYKCDWMREAAEVRGIAPDIDCLKADNVTHCMRAIQMDVADVVIVEPDYVQTGVEKYGLSTLFYETVQEENKVKIIAVVKSNSDIKTFKDLMGKKACFSMYNGMAWNSVLNELQHQLSYCPYEKAMSEYFGESCVPGIPAEYEGKLTKLCESKYQGDRGALDCLTEKNADVAFVSTKALNSYINETGKLTMSDLKIICDTKPCHLTWSPVGQAMVYNNLTSWRQKDILDVFLELDLLFGKNFKEATRVFTMYGPFNGVKDVLFHDDTKELRKVPVSKNYDAMPRRFDEIVKKIKSCKEVLSNGAIKVVGNVFLFLIGLFLVLS; encoded by the exons ataaaatatgTGTAGTTGACGGACGTGGAGGATTCCAAAAAACGTCTAAATACTGTCCGAATTTAGAAGTGCCAGAAAGTATGGTTTCGTGTGTAACGGGAGTCGATAGGTTTGATTGTTTGaggaaaattcgaaaaggaAAGGCTGATTTTGCGATATTTACCCCGGAAGATTTAGTTGCTGCGGCCAATACTTATAATGATGTTTTAATCACCAATGAAATACGAACTAGCGATAAag aaaaattcgaaGAACAACTCGTCGCAATAGTATCAAAATCGTCCGGGATTGAATCTAGTTACGATTTAAGCGGAAAAACTTTGTGTCATCCAGGATACATAAATGATGGGATCATCTCAACAGTTCTAATGGAT TATTTTGAAACCTCCGTGGTACGACCAAACTGCGAACAAACCGTAACTGTTCCAGAAAACCGTATTAACGCCACttcaaagtttttcaaaaaagcttGCAAACCAGGACCGTGGGTAAACGATAGGGAATTAGATAATGaattaa aaagaaaatacaaaaacctTTGTGAAGCATGCAATAATCCATCAAGTTGTTCATCACATGACCAATATTATGGAACATCCGGTTCTCTCCTTTGTTTACGAGATGGATCCGGAGACATCGCTTGGACTACTTTAAACACAGCAATATCCCAATTTGGACTTAACAACATCAAGGATAGGAATTCAACAAACGATACAACTATTTATGACTACAAATTTTTGTGTTCCGATGACACAACAAGACCGTTAACGGCAACGCCGTGTGTTTGGGTCGCTAAACCGTGGGCGGTTATTGGAGCAAGCAGCTCAACGGCTTCGGCGGTCCAAAAAATCGTTGCCAATGTTAGCCACGTCGGTTTACAGTGGCAAAAATCTTTAATGGATCTTATTGAAGTGGTTAATTATCACACCGAATTGGGCAGTTTGGAAACGGTGGAACCGGTCGaatcttatttattaaaaattcccgGGTTTTTAAGTGCGAATAGTTTTACGTCGTGTCATCCGCCCAGAACGGTTAAGATTTGTACTACTTCAATTGTATCCAAGTATAAATGCGATTGGATGCGGGAAGCGGCGGAAGTACGCGGAATAGCTCCGGATATTGATTGTTTGAAAGCTGATAATGTTACGCATTGTATGAGGGCTATACAGATGGATGTAGCCGATGTTGTTATTGTAGAACCGGATTATGTACAAACAGGAGTCGA aaaatacGGTTTATCTACACTATTTTATGAAACCGTCcaagaagaaaacaaagtaAAGATAATAGCAGTTGTAAAAAGCAATTCagatataaaaacttttaaagacTTAATGGGGAAAAAAGCTTGTTTTTCGATGTATAATGGAATGGCTTGGAATTCGGTTTTGAATGAACTCCAACATCAATTAAGTTACTGTCCGTATGAAAAAGCAATGAGCGAATACTTTGGAGAAAGTTGCGTTCCAGGAATTCCTGCAGAATACGAAGGAAAATTAACTAAACTTTGTGAAAGTAAATATCAAGGTGATCGAGGAGCCTTAGACTGCTTAACGGAGAAAAACGCCGATGTTGCTTTCGTTTCAACGAAAGCTTTAAATTCGTACATta aTGAAACTGGAAAATTGACAATGTCcgatttgaaaataatctGTGACACAAAACCTTGCCATTTAACTTGGTCACCAGTTGGGCAAGCGATGgtttacaacaatttaacatcTTGGCGCCAAAAAGACATTTTGGACGTTTTCTTAGAACTAGATTTATTATTTGGAAAGAATTTTAAGGAAGCAACGCGGGTTTTTACAATGTACGGACCATTTAACGGCGTAAAAGACGTTTTATTCCACGACGATACCAAAGAACTACGAAAAGTCCCAGTTTCGAAAAACTATGATGCGATGCCGAGACGATTCgatgaaattgttaaaaaaattaaaagttgcaaAGAAGTTTTATCGAATGGCGCGATTAAAGTTGTTGGAAAtgtctttttgtttttgattggtttatttttagtgttaAGTTAA
- the LOC111417701 gene encoding cytoplasmic dynein 2 intermediate chain 1: protein MSTKKQNVKKESKPTKTKTNPSKTREDPNLTKKKEKEEKVSVNKASFRDGGKLGKSSTSGVSSPRVSKSQFFPNKGQMYKNALKVSEDQGKFSIAEKLKDRERNKTRTLSPSDVKVLKPKQDVASTSNVKRPGTATIRKHEIEEDNVLKIQKDQKYQKEESYESDFDSYESDFEEYLSSLSSKTSISSDDSNEKESNSTKPFIKENNLGEEEKKLDSGNYEISETKHKQVLTNIKESNEIENNKNNLINKPLTKFINNAILSNPASLSSSDEGFEEIKNEKIHFVNFLEAKRKNSLIKSAELKKRRGQDLLGMIHLDIQNFTIFELQPIRYDDFMKSFGNRNYLQISTQTGDDNVDEEVLTDSVEFRTIWTQNPIQLKKENFADYKLYHQDYLGFGFDDINENKRKDISSFNENNLKEFLGNASEVILNLLEEKSQLNNCKEIENNQLSLPFSDGHITFNTELDFLKNTDVILATFSENITKILTVHVSIEEERSLLCLWKISQQNQPEKIFSIYGTINSLSMDDNYIFAGLNDGTISIWSLTNNADFYIKADYITPIYISDIEKAHHSKIIAINPIEIENSEGYINKQIYTLDEDGLLKIWSMIKLNNSNYTLSLHINSTIDFKDLYKNLNNLQCTDMCVNKLDPNQIFVSTNYGNILHFITTGKKTHPKFYTDNNNDRIASNCLINCPFSPLYFLCGYQNGNVKLYSRETEKPLMTMSNKDQESSIDLIQWSINKPCVFYTKDSKNVVHIWDLTKSDIFPICSLKFNDRIDYIKLSPNISQNNTIKRSYLVIITRNKFVDLYVLNKEHGQQNKQDYDDNVRKFTNYVNRL, encoded by the exons ATGTCTACGAAAAAACAG AATGTCAAAAAGGAATCAAAACCGACCAAAACGAAAACGAATCCAAGTAAAACGCGTGAAGATCCGAATTtgacaaagaaaaaagaaaaggagGAAAAAGTTAGTGTTAATAAAGCTTCGTTTAGAGATGGAGGAAAGTTGGGGAAATCGAGTACTTCGGGAGTTTCGTCTCCGAGGGTTTCTAAAAGCCAGTTTTTTCCAAATAAAGGacaaatgtataaaaatgctttaaaggTAAGTGAGGATCaaggaaaattttcaattgcTGAAAAGTTAAAAGATCGCGAGAGGAATAAAACGAGGACTTTGAGTCCAAGTGATGTTAAAGTGTTAAAACCAAAACAAGACGTTGCCTCAACCAGCAATGTTAAAAGACCGGGAACAGCAACTATTCGAAAACATGAAATTGAGGAAGACAACGTTCTAAAAATCCAAAAAGATCAAAAGtatcaaaaagaagaaagttaTGAAAGCGATTTTGATTCTTACGAATCAGATTTCGAAGAATATTTATCGTCCCTCAGTTCAAAAACATCGATTTCTTCGGATGACTCAAACGAGAAAGAATCAAACTCAACAAAACCCTTCatcaaagaaaacaatttgggtgaagaagaaaaaaaattagattcaGGAAACTACGAAATTTCCGAAACGAAGCATAAACAAGTTTTAACCAACATCAAAGAATCAAATGaaatcgaaaataataaaaataacttaataaataaaccatTAACGAAGTTTATAAACAACGCGATATTAAGTAATCCAGCTTCTTTATCATCATCTGATGAAGgattcgaagaaattaaaaacgaaaaaattcatttcgtaaattttttagaagcGAAACGAAAAAATAGTCTGATTAAATCGGCGGAGTTAAAAAAACGTCGGGGTCAAGATCTCTTAGGAATGATCCATTtagatattcaaaattttactattttcgaGTTACAACCAATTCGTTACGATGATTTTATGAAATCGTTTGGAAATCGAAATTATCTTCAAATTTCCACACAAACTGGGGATGATAACGTCGATGAGGAGGTTTTAACCGATTCGGTGGAATTTCGAACAATTTGGACTCAAAATcctattcaattaaaaaaagaaaattttgcgGATTATAAACTGTATCATCAAGATTATTTGGGATTTGGATTCGatgatattaatgaaaataaaagaaaagatatttcgagttttaatgaaaataatttgaaagagTTTCTTGGAAATGCTTCGgaggttattttaaatttgttagagGAAAAATCGCAGTTAAATAATTGCAAGGAAATCGAGAATAACCAATTGAGTTTGCCGTTTAGTGATGGTCATATAACGTTTAACACCGAAttggattttttgaaaaataccgATGTTATTTTAGCTACGTTTTCGgagaatataacaaaaattttaactgtGCATGTTTCGATTGAAGAAGAACGTTCTTTGTTGTGTTTATGGAAGATATCTCAACAAAATCAACCGGAAAAAATCTTTTCGATATATGGAACGATTAATTCTTTATCTATGGatgataattatatttttgctgGTTTAAATGATGG aaCAATTTCTATTTGGTCATTAACCAACAACGCCGATTTTTACATTAAAGCCGATTACATAACACCAATTTACATATCTGACATTGAAAAAGCTCACCACTCGAAAATAATTGCGATAAACCCGATAGAAATAGAAAACTCAGAAGGatacataaataaacaa ATCTATACATTAGATGAAGatggtttattaaaaatttggtcgatgataaaattgaataattcaAATTACACTTTAAGTTTACACATAAACTCAACGATCGATTTTAAAGACTTATATAAgaacttaaataatttacaatgtacggatatgtgtgtaaataaattagatccaaatcaaatttttgtgTCAACGAATTACGGAAACATTCTACATTTTATAACGACTGGAAAGAAAACCCATCCGAAATTTTATACCGACAATAATAACGATAGAATAGCTTcgaattgtttaataaattgtcCGTTTTCGCCTTTATACTTTTTATGTGGCTATCAAAACGGAAATGTTAAACTTTACTCGAGAGAGACGGAGAAACCCCTTATGACGATGTCAAACAAAGACCAAGAGTCGTCCATAGATCTTATACAATGGTCGATAAATAAACCTTGCGTCTTTTATACGAAAGAtagcaaaaatgttgttcATATTTGGGATTTAACAAAAAGCGATATTTTTCCAATATGTTCGTTAAAGTTTAACGATCGCAttgattatattaaattatccCCCAATATTTCACAAAACAATACCATAAAAAGGAgttatttagttattattactcgcaataaatttgttgatttgtatgttttaaataaagagCACGgccaacaaaataaacaagattATGATGATAATGTCCGTAAATTTACGAATTATGTTAATAGAttgtaa
- the LOC111421921 gene encoding piggyBac transposable element-derived protein 4-like: MASKRNVKSVKFGDPGYEKILVQWVAECEDLPSEESDVSEAENDDTEDRNLELVPDEYSGSSSDRGDDNSEDDVDDIGKPSTSGYIAPSGLVWSLEPPAKNKIQPHNIIRRAPGLARKHMAATPKKAFQLFVTPVIVQEIVNCTNLEGKRVYGATGKPWKDVTVDEFLAFCGLLIHAGVDRGWDVPVYRARNIPAIFQPHSQPSMSIFRFEEIRRFVRFDDKRTRNARLETDKLAMVSYIWDLFIQQCKTCVIPDTNVTIDEQLVGFRGRCTFVQYMPSKLAKYGLKIFWMCESTSGYALDGLVYVGPHKNLGLEVVQTLVRGIHNSGRNLTIDNFFTSVPLATYLLDKNITVVGTLRQNKSDIPKEMKASKDRVVYSSLFCFQNNVSMVSYARKKNKCVILLSTMHHDASINDDAKRKPEIISHYNKTKGGVDIMDQMVSTYTCKRQSKGWPMTFFFNIIDVATLNA, encoded by the coding sequence ATGGCGTCAAAAAGGAATGTGAAAAGCGTGAAATTTGGTGACCCTggttatgaaaaaatattggtgCAGTGGGTAGCTGAATGTGAAGATCTGCCTTCTGAAGAAAGTGATGTGTCAGAAGCAGAAAATGATGACACAGAAGATAGAAATTTAGAATTGGTTCCTGACGAGTATTCTGGATCCAGTTCTGATCGTGGTGACGATAATTCAGAGGatgatgttgatgatattgGTAAGCCTTCAACGAGCGGTTACATTGCTCCAAGTGGTCTGGTATGGAGTTTGGAACCTccagcaaaaaataaaattcaaccaCACAACATTATTCGGCGTGCGCCAGGACTAGCAAGGAAACATATGGCTGCAACACCAAAAAAAGCGTTTCAGTTATTTGTAACTCCAGTTATTGTACAAGAAATTGTGAACTGTACTAATTTAGAGGGCAAACGTGTTTATGGAGCAACAGGAAAACCGTGGAAAGATGTAACTGTTGATGAATTTCTTGCATTCTGTGGTTTACTTATTCATGCGGGAGTTGACAGAGGCTGGGATGTTCCTGTATATCGAGCCAGGAACATCCCAGCCATATTCCAGCCACATTCCCAGCCATCAATGTCCATATTTCGCTTTGAAGAAATACGAAGATTCGTCAGATTTGACGACAAGAGAACCCGGAATGCGCGTTTGGAAACCGATAAGTTAGCAATGGTGTCCTACATTTGGGATTTATTCATTCAGCAATGCAAAACCTGCGTCATACCTGATACTAATGTAACTATTGATGAACAACTCGTTGGGTTTAGAGGTAGATGCACATTCGTTCAATATATGCCAAGTAAACTGGCAAAATATggacttaaaatattttggatgtGTGAATCTACGTCTGGTTATGCTTTGGATGGCTTAGTTTATGTTGGTCCACATAAAAACCTGGGGCTTGAAGTAGTACAAACTCTTGTGCGTGGCATTCATAATTCTGGTCGCAATCTCACGATAGACAATTTCTTCACTAGTGTTCCGCTAGCAACTTATCTGttggataaaaatattactgtTGTGGGTACACTACGTCAGAATAAGAGTGATATTCCGAAAGAAATGAAAGCGTCAAAAGATCGTGTAGTCTACTCTtcattgttttgttttcaaaataacgtaTCCATGGTAAGTTACGCACGTAAAAAGAACAAATGCGTAATTTTACTAAGCACCATGCACCACGACGCATCTATCAATGACGACGCTAAGAGGAAGCCTGAAATCATCTctcattataataaaacaaagggCGGTGTTGATATCATGGATCAAATGGTGTCGACATACACGTGCAAGAGGCAAAGTAAAGGATGGCCCATgacatttttcttcaacatcaTTGATGTTGCAACACTCAATGCATAG